The Vicia villosa cultivar HV-30 ecotype Madison, WI linkage group LG1, Vvil1.0, whole genome shotgun sequence genome includes a region encoding these proteins:
- the LOC131631770 gene encoding protein FAR1-RELATED SEQUENCE 5-like: MKNKLEHFDKVFRYAIVQTGRLGQCMKISLHICQKNETTVDTTDTFTTSQRFVTREEVIRWVKETGINNKVTVIITRSDTETGKRGTSNKVIFGCDKGGKYKDKSETQSATKRRGCLFKITSTPAKDGSGWKVDVKCGVHNHGLLDRLEGHSFVGRLTTDEKQHVADLTKRHVPPRHILISLQERDPENVTRITQIYKHKSVIEAEIRGPRSEIQHLLKLIEEANYVYWSRKRDDSEAVRDVFWAHPYSVKLLNLFPTVLIMDATYKTNKYRQPFFEIVGMTSTELTFAVAFAYMECE, encoded by the exons ATGAAAAACAAACTGGAACACTTTGATAAAGTGTTCCGGTATGCTATAGTGCAAACCGGAAGACTTGGCCAAT gtatgAAAATTTCGCTCCATATTTGTCAAAAAAACGAGACAACTGTAGATACCACCGATACTTTCACAACTTCACAAAGATTTGTCACACGGGAAGAGGTTATCCGATGGGTTAAAGAGACTGGAATTAACAATAAAGTGACTGTTATCATCACCCGTTCGGACACCGAAACAGGCAAAAGAGGAACAAGCAACAAAGTGATATTTGGGTGCGATAAAGGGGGGAAATATAAGGATAAAAGTGAGACTCAAAGTGCTACTAAGAGACGTGGATGTCTATTCAAAATCACGTCGACTCCGGCAAAAGATGGGTCTGGATGGAAGGTTGATGTAAAatgtggagttcataatcatggTTTACTAGATAGATTAGAAGGTCATTCTTTTGTTGGTAGGTTGACAACAGATGAGAAGCAGCATGTTGCTGATTTGACAAAGAGACATGTTCCGCCTAGACACATATTGATTTCCTTGCAAGAGCGAGATCCTGAAAATGTCACTCGGATCACCCAAATATACAAGCATAAAAGTGTGATAGAAGCAGAGATAAGAGGTCCAAGAAGTGAGATACAACATTTGCTTAAGCTTATAGAAGAGGCGAACTATGTTTATTGGAGTAGGAAAAGGGATGATTCGGAAGCTGTGAGAGATGTTTTTTGGGCTCATCCATATTCGGTAAAGTTGCTGAATCTTTTTCCAACTGTCTTGATTATGGATGCCACATATAAGACCAACAAATATAGACAACCTTTTTTTGAAATAGTTGGCATGACATCGACCGAATTAACATTTGCGGTTGCATTTGCCTATATGGAGTGTGAGTAG